A genomic window from Punica granatum isolate Tunisia-2019 chromosome 2, ASM765513v2, whole genome shotgun sequence includes:
- the LOC116194852 gene encoding 5-oxoprolinase-like: MGSANVEKLRFCIDRGGTFTDVYAEIPGHRDGQVLKLLSVDPANYEDAPVEGIRRILEEYTGEKIPRTSKIPTDKIEWIRMGTTVATNALLERKGERIALCVTQGFKDLLQIGNQARPNIFDLTVTKPSNLYEEVIEVDERVELVSPNEADDKRSSSSTGPISGVSGELVRVIKPIDEESLTQSLKGLLEKGISCLAVVLMHSYTYQEHEIAVERLARRMGFRHVSLSSALTPMVRAVPRGLTATVDAYLTPVIKEYLSGFISRFDEGVEKVNVLFMQSDGGLAPESRFSGHKAILSGPAGGVVGYTQTLFRLETEKPLIGFDMGGTSTDVSRYDGTYEQVLETQIAGAIIQAPQLDINTVAAGGGSKLKFQFGAFRVGPESVGAHPGPVCYRKGGELAVTDANLILGYVIPDYFPSIFGPKEDQPLDVEATRRAFEKLSEEINSYRKSQDPHTKDMSVEEIALGFVNVANETMCRPIRQLTEMKGHETGNHALACFGGAGPQHSCAIARLLGMREVLIHRFCGILSAYGMGLADVIEEAQEPYSSIYSNESILESSRREAMLSEQVKKKLLKQGFKEENITTETYLNLRYEGTDTAIMVKRQECSGFDYAVEFVKLFQREYGFKLQNRNVLICDVRVRGIGVTNILKPQVQHPALTTTPKAEGCYKIYFGNGWHEAPLYKLENMGPGHAVLGPVIIMNGNSTVIVEPMCRAVITNYGNLKIEIEPDATSSTSNVADNSKVADVVQLSIFNHRFMGIAEQMGRTLQRTSISTNIKERLDFSCALFDPEGGLVANAPHVPVHLGAMSSTVKWQLKYWVENLIEGDVLVTNHPCSGGSHLPDITVITPVFDNGKLVFFVASRGHHAEIGGITPGSMPPFSKFIWEEGAAIKAFKLVEKGVFQEEGIVKLLKFPCPDESSGNKIPGTRRLQDNLSDLHAQVAANQRGISLIKELIGQYGLETVQAYMKHVQSNAEQAVREMLKSVAGKVTSEEKMVTIEEEDYMDDGSSIKLTLTIDPIKGEAVFDFHGTSPEVYGNWNAPEAVTAAAVIYCLRCLVDVEIPLNQGCLAPVRIIIPEGSFLSPSDKAAVVGGNVLTSQRVTDVVLMAFRACACSQGCMNNLTFGDETFGYYETIGGGSGAGPTWNGTSGVQCHMTNTRMTDPEIFEQRYPVLLHRFGIRENSGGVGIHSGGDGLVREIEFKRPVVVSILSERRVHAPRGLNEGSPGACGANFLITRDGRGVYLGGKNTVSVQPGEILQILTPGGGGWGCPHP, translated from the coding sequence ATGGGGAGTGCTAATGTTGAAAAGCTCAGATTTTGCATTGACAGAGGTGGGACTTTCACTGACGTCTATGCAGAAATCCCTGGACACCGTGACGGACAAGTTCTGAAGCTCTTATCCGTAGACCCTGCCAACTATGAAGACGCCCCTGTGGAGGGGATCAGGAGGATCCTTGAGGAATATACCGGGGAGAAGATCCCACGAACCTCAAAGATTCCAACCGACAAGATTGAATGGATAAGGATGGGCACAACTGTGGCCACGAATGCTCTTCTTGAGAGAAAGGGTGAGAGGATTGCTTTGTGTGTGACCCAAGGCTTTAAGGATCTGCTGCAGATAGGCAATCAGGCCCGGCCTAACATATTCGACCTCACAGTGACAAAGCCTTCAAACTTGTATGAGGAGGTTATTGAAGTTGATGAGAGGGTCGAGCTCGTTTCACCTAATGAAGCTGATGATAAGCGAAGCTCCTCTTCCACAGGGCCCATTAGTGGGGTTTCTGGGGAGCTTGTCAGAGTTATAAAGCCAATTGATGAAGAATCCCTGACCCAGTCGCTGAAGGGTTTGCTCGAGAAAGGGATAAGCTGTTTGGCTGTAGTTTTGATGCATTCCTACACTTATCAGGAGCATGAGATCGCAGTGGAGAGATTGGCTCGAAGAATGGGATTCCGCCATGTGTCCCTGTCCTCAGCCCTAACCCCGATGGTTCGGGCTGTTCCTCGGGGTTTAACCGCCACAGTGGATGCGTATTTAACACCAGTCATCAAAGAGTACCTTTCTGGATTTATATCTCGATTTGATGAAGGAGTGGAGAAAGTGAATGTTCTGTTCATGCAGTCGGATGGTGGGCTTGCCCCAGAGAGCCGTTTCTCAGGTCACAAGGCCATATTATCCGGCCCGGCAGGAGGTGTGGTGGGTTACACTCAAACCCTTTTTAGGCTCGAGACTGAGAAGCCACTCATTGGGTTCGACATGGGGGGCACGTCTACAGACGTGAGCCGTTATGACGGGACCTACGAGCAGGTCCTAGAGACCCAAATTGCTGGAGCAATAATTCAAGCCCCTCAGTTGGACATTAACACTGTGGCTGCTGGTGGTGGGTCAAAGCTGAAGTTCCAGTTCGGGGCGTTCCGCGTGGGGCCCGAGTCGGTCGGTGCCCATCCTGGGCCTGTGTGCTATCGCAAGGGTGGGGAATTGGCAGTTACTGATGCAAACTTGATCCTAGGCTATGTCAttcccgactattttccgtCCATCTTCGGCCCGAAAGAGGACCAGCCATTAGATGTTGAGGCCACAAGGAGAGCATTTGAGAAGCTCTCCGAGGAAATTAATTCTTATCGAAAGAGCCAGGACCCTCACACAAAAGACATGTCTGTGGAGGAGATTGCTCTCGGCTTTGTGAATGTGGCCAATGAAACAATGTGCCGCCCTATAAGGCAGCTGACAGAAATGAAGGGCCACGAGACAGGCAATCACGCACTAGCTTGTTTTGGAGGTGCAGGTCCACAGCATTCCTGTGCTATTGCTCGGTTGTTGGGAATGAGGGAAGTACTAATTCACCGATTTTGTGGCATTTTAAGTGCATATGGAATGGGATTAGCAGATGTTATTGAAGAGGCCCAAGAGCCCTATTCGTCTATTTACAGCAATGAATCAATCCTTGAATCCTCTCGTAGAGAAGCTATGTTATCCGAGCAGGTGAAGAAAAAGTTACTCAAGCAAGGgttcaaagaagaaaatataacAACAGAGACATACTTGAATCTGAGGTATGAAGGCACAGATACTGCAATCATGGTAAAGCGACAAGAATGTTCAGGGTTTGACTATGCTGTGGAGTTTGTGAAGCTCTTTCAGCGAGAGTATGGCTTTAAACTGCAGAACAGGAACGTGTTAATATGTGATGTCAGAGTTCGTGGGATAGGAGTTACAAACATACTGAAGCCGCAAGTCCAGCACCCTGCTTTGACTACAACCCCTAAAGCCGAAGGCTGTTATAAGATATACTTCGGGAATGGATGGCATGAGGCACCTCTGTACAAACTCGAGAACATGGGTCCTGGGCATGCTGTGCTAGGTCCTGTTATCATCATGAACGGGAACAGCACTGTGATTGTGGAGCCCATGTGTAGAGCAGTTATAACGAACTACGGGAACTTAAAGATTGAGATTGAGCCTGATGCTACTAGTAGCACTTCCAATGTGGCAGATAATAGCAAAGTCGCCGATGTGGTGCAGTTGTCGATCTTCAATCACCGTTTTATGGGGATTGCCGAGCAAATGGGGCGGACCCTACAGAGAACTTCAATATCAACTAATATAAAAGAGCGGTTAGACTTCTCGTGTGCGCTTTTTGATCCTGAGGGTGGGCTCGTGGCAAATGCCCCGCATGTCCCTGTCCACCTTGGCGCCATGTCGAGCACTGTGAAGTGGCAACTCAAGTACTGGGTAGAAAATCTGATTGAAGGAGATGTTCTGGTGACTAATCATCCCTGTAGTGGTGGGAGCCACCTCCCAGACATCACTGTTATTACTCCTGTTTTTGACAATGGGAAGCTTGTGTTTTTTGTAGCAAGTCGGGGCCACCATGCAGAGATTGGGGGAATTACCCCGGGGAGCATGCCGCCCTTCTCGAAGTTCATATGGGAGGAAGGGGCAGCAATCAAGGCATTCAAACTAGTAGAGAAGGGGGTGTTCCAAGAAGAAGGAATTGTGAAGCTACTTAAATTTCCGTGCCCTGACGAGTCTTCAGGGAATAAGATTCCAGGAACACGAAGATTACAAGATAATTTATCCGATCTTCACGCGCAAGTAGCAGCAAACCAGAGAGGGATCTCATTGATCAAAGAGCTGATTGGGCAGTACGGGTTGGAAACTGTCCAAGCATACATGAAACATGTACAGAGCAACGCAGAACAAGCTGTGAGAGAGATGCTCAAGTCTGTCGCAGGCAAAGTCACGTCAGAGGAAAAGATGGTCACAATTGAGGAAGAGGATTACATGGATGACGGTTCAAGCATAAAATTGACACTCACGATCGATCCTATCAAAGGGGAGGCAGTCTTTGATTTTCATGGGACTAGCCCAGAGGTCTATGGGAACTGGAACGCCCCAGAGGCAGTTACTGCTGCAGCAGTGATATACTGCCTCCGCTGCCTAGTGGACGTCGAGATTCCGCTCAATCAAGGCTGCTTGGCCCCTGTGAGAATTATTATCCCTGAGGGTTCATTCCTCTCACCCAGTGATAAAGCTGCAGTGGTGGGAGGCAATGTGCTGACGTCGCAGCGAGTGACTGATGTTGTCCTCATGGCCTTTCGGGCCTGTGCTTGCTCTCAGGGTTGTATGAATAACTTAACCTTCGGGGATGAAACTTTTGGGTACTACGAAACAATCGGTGGTGGGAGTGGGGCCGGGCCCACCTGGAATGGCACTAGTGGGGTCCAGTGCCACATGACCAACACACGGATGACTGACCCGGAGATCTTCGAGCAGAGGTACCCTGTGCTTCTTCACAGGTTCGGGATCAGGGAGAACAGTGGAGGAGTAGGGATTCACAGTGGAGGAGATGGGTTGGTTCGGGAAATCGAGTTCAAGCGGCCTGTGGTGGTGAGTATCCTTTCAGAGAGGCGAGTGCATGCACCGAGAGGGCTGAATGAAGGG